ATGGTCCGATGTGACGAAATCAATTGCGCCAGAACGTGCCAAATCCCATAGCCCCTCAACATCTTCAGGAGAACGTAATGGCGGATTGATTTTACCTCGCCCCTTCAAACGCGGCATGTCCTCTTCACTAAACACTAAATAATGAGTACACGTTTCTGCGGTAACCCTCAGACCTTGGGAACGATAGTACTCGACCAATTGAAAAATCCTTGGAAAAGTACAGTGATAGAGATGAAGCTTAGCGCCAGCTGCCAATGCCAGCTCCATTGCCGTAACAGCAGCTGTTGATTCGCTCACCTTAGGTCTGCTAAGACCATGGGACAGAGGGTCGCTTCCCTTATCCTTATATTTATCTAAATATCGACGGACGATTTCGTCGGTTTCCGCATGGACACCAACAGGACAGCCTGTTTCTGCGATAACAGCAAATGAATCAAGAAGCTGACCATCATCAATTCGAGGAAATCGGAAAGAATCTGTATTGAACATTGAAACTTTAAACCCGCAAGCACCAGCAGCAGCCAAGCTCCGAATATGATCGTAGCCATCTTCCTTGTGAATAGTAACCAGCATCGCCATATCCACTACTGATTCCGCTTCAAGACGCTGCTTCTTCTCTTCAAAGGCTTCTAGCGTACAAATCATCCCTGTTGCATCGTAAGGCATTTCAATTACTGTAGTGACCCCACCAGCAGCAGCAGAACGACTAGCGTGATAGAATCCTTCGTTTAGCGC
This portion of the Cohnella abietis genome encodes:
- a CDS encoding dihydroorotase encodes the protein MHNTNEYALIGNIVLTSGILYDHALCVSEGKIVNIIPMKSLTDAEIASLGNVIRADGCYVLPGVVDAHVHCYSALNEGFYHASRSAAAGGVTTVIEMPYDATGMICTLEAFEEKKQRLEAESVVDMAMLVTIHKEDGYDHIRSLAAAGACGFKVSMFNTDSFRFPRIDDGQLLDSFAVIAETGCPVGVHAETDEIVRRYLDKYKDKGSDPLSHGLSRPKVSESTAAVTAMELALAAGAKLHLYHCTFPRIFQLVEYYRSQGLRVTAETCTHYLVFSEEDMPRLKGRGKINPPLRSPEDVEGLWDLARSGAIDFVTSDHAPWLLDRKSNDADIFANASGAPGVEQLLLVLYSEGVAKGRLSISDLVRLLCENPAATFGLGHRKGKLAVGYDADFVVLDPAASGVLDERKLHSSAGWSPYEGMGLRGRVMQTYVRGKLVYDGDTDTFAEAGYGHFIPAIHNQ